The DNA sequence cgACCTCATTACAAGTCAACGCAACGTGGCAAtgtttcgacgagaagtccTTGTATGCAGTCGACTCCATCATCCCAATATAATGGTCGTATGTGGAGCGGTCACAACAGAAGGATCTCCTCTCCAAATCGTCATGGAATTACTCGAAGGATCCGTCAGTGAAGTTATCGACGCCGCCCACGCATCCGGATCCTATTTGACCAATTACGAGCAGCTGTCTATTGCCAtggatatgacgtcaggtaTATCCTATCTTCATCAGATTCGTCCTCGACCCTACGTCCACGGCGACATTCGCCCGTCAAATGTTCTCGTCACGAGAGATATGAAGGTAAAAGTGGGTGACTTGGGAGCGGCTCATATTATCGAGAGTTCTCTGTCCGCTGGTCCAATGAGCCCTCCTTATCTCGCTCCAGAGAGGTTGCCTGAGTCTGGCAGTCCTGCCACTTCGAGCACGTTGAATAGTGACGTGTACAGCGTGGGCGTGTCATTACTTGAGATATTCACGGGTGTGGGTCCTATTTCAGAGGAGAGGCAGACTCAGCTTGATGCTCTTGCTAGTCGTCCTGATTTATTCATGCTTTGCTCTTGCTTGATTGGTCGTAATCCCGCCAGTCGAATTTCATCACAAAGGTGCTTCGAAACGCTAAAAGTTCATTTTGTCGAACATGAAAGGGGTTTGAcagctgaaaaaattctcacaGCAAAGCGAATAGTTTGTGGTGTTTTTGAGGGAGACACTCATATGGTCCTCCTCCAGAAAATATCCCTCGATTGAACGTTCATGTGTACTTTGTTTCCTGTTTTTGATGTTTCCCCGGCATTTCTCTAGacttttatatttttagTTTTGGTACTTGTTTGACGAAAACTATTTTCAACCTAACtttattttgtatttctcTGTTTATGAATACTCTTTTTCAACGGAAAATGAttttgttatttattttattcgaCTGACAAAGTTCACGTATGTCTTGAaagttttcatttttctgtAACTACTGACACTTGGAGAACATGTGTGCCTTTTGTTGGGAGCCCGTATTTCCTTGTAGAATAAACcgcttttgaagaaaaatacgagaaaaaccgtttaccTTACCGGACAtagagtcccgtatcaaAAGTCGGACAACATCAAATCCCGGACAGCTTCACGCGTTCCCTGCTTGACAGGGCCAACCGCGCGTCAGTTATTTTGGAAGCTTAGGTGATTAGAATCTCTGGCACACAGCAGTTGCGGAGCGATCAAGTCGCACATAAGATCGTGTACCGTCTTCTATATAGAGAAGCGACACTCTATGTTGCCGTCTTCTCTATACagaagcgacgtcggctTCAGATTCTCTCATTTGCAATATTGACGTCTGTTTCAGATTTTTGACTTCGACTTCCGAAGAAATCATTGCTCTTGCGCAGGTTCTTTGCCCTGTAATCGACCCGCCacactcttcttcttcgtgcGAAGCCTCCAACGTCGCTAAAGAAGCAAATTCATTTACATAAAACAAACATGTCACGTTTTCGGGTCATTCACTGACGCCCGGATAGTACAGTTACTCTCTAAAACGACTCAAAAGAAGCTTTTTGAAGTTGTGTGCGTGCTAAGGCGTCTAGTTGTTAGATATCGGGAGGCATGTCGGACGTTTCGAAGAGTTTTTCGACGGATAAATATGGTTAGTTTTCGAATAGCGTTGAGTCATCTCGACCGTTCATTTGCTCGACAAGCACCGCTCTCTGTTTTATGATTGCCTTACCGCAAGGCGATAAACTGAAAAGCCGGTCCAGCGCGAGACGGCTCGGATTTGTGACGCCATTTTTGTAGAGTTCCTATCGGCTGTCAGCAATGAAAATGCGAGTTTTATCACACAATTCATCGATACCTATCCGGAAAAGTAGAAAGAAGCGGCAACCAATGTACAACGAAACCTGCTTTCTAACATTTAGCGAGATTCTTTTTGATGTAGCTCGGAGAAACTGCACTTCATCTCTGTTCAAATGCTCAAATCGCAATACGTCTAATTTCATCTGGAGCTAAAGTAGAAGCTTTAGATAAGGTAATAATTCATTAGTCTGTGTTTAATTGAGGGAAATGATTATCtaacgttttgacgtcaggaaGGATTAACGCCCTTTCTCTGCGCTGTTTGGTGTGGACGCCTGAAAGTTATGAAAATTCTTATTCAACATAATTGCAacatttctgcaaaaaacaGCGtaactaattaataataGAGAGGAATTAATAATCAGTGATGGACTTCAGGTTGGTGATGGAGCTCTTGCTCTTGCGAGTAAAATGGGTTTTTTGGATATTGCAGAGAAACTTGTAGGAATGGGATGCCCTGTGAATGAGCCTCATAATGTAGTTAAACAGCAGTGTAAGAGGTTTTATCATTGAGAAATTTTAGGGCGGCTATACTGCACTTCATTGGGCGTGCCGTGAAGGAAAGGTTCAAACTGCAAATTTTCTAATTTCATCTGGAGCTGATCTAGAAACTTTGGATAAGGTAATATTTTACTGTATTGGAAGGTACTTAAGGGGgttattatttaatcatGTCAACTTTAGTGGGGATTTACGCCTTTCCTTCGCGCTGTTTTGAATGGACGCTTAGAAGTCATGACTATTCTTATTAAAACTCATTGCAACACTTCTGCAAAAACTAGCGTAAGTTATCCATAATTACGCGCTAATAACCAAAGATGGAATGTAGGCTCAAACTGCAGACTTTTTAATTTCATCTGGAGCTAGTTTAGAAGCTTTGGATATGGTAATACAGGTACACTTATTAAAGGGTATATTATTGTTCAGTCATTATGATCTTAGTTGGGATgcacgccttttctttgcgcTGTTGTGAATGGACATTCTAACGTCTTCAAGGCTCTTATTCAACGTCGTTGCAACGTTTCTGCCAAAACCAGCGTAAGTAACTAATAAAAAACTGCTTCTTGTCATTGAGGGAATGTAGAAGGGTCGTGGAGCTATGGAACTTGCGGTAAAAAGTGGTCATTTGGATATCGCAAGAGAACTTGTTGGTATGAAGTTCAGTGTCAATAAACAATTTAAGGTATAGAACGTGACAGCGATGTGATATTTATCAGTTACTTAATGTTTAGGATGGCTCTACTTTACTTCATTGGGCGTGTGAGATAGGGCACGCTCAAACCGCAGACTTTCTAATTTTATCTGAAGCTAATGTAGAAGCTTTAGATAAGGTAATAATTCAATAGCAGTTAATTTAAGGACATCATTTTAAACATTTTGACATTAGTCAGGACgcacgccttttctttgcgcCGTTTTTGAGGGACATTTAGAAGTCATGGATGTTCTTCTTCAAAGTGGCTGCAGCACTTCTAGAAAATGCACCGTAAGTAACTAACAACGGTTATATAATAATCACTGCTAGAATGTAGGATGGTATTGGAGCCCTGGCAGCTGCAAGTGCATTCGGTCATTTTGATATTGCAAGACGACTGGTTGAAATTGGATGCTGTGTCAATGAACCTGAGCAGGTGTTAGAACAGAAAAGATGTAAAAGTTGTTGATTTTTGATCAATTTTCAGGATGGCTTTACTTCGCTTCATTGGGCGTGTCATTCTGGACACGCTGACATTGCTGAGTTTCTAATTTCATCTGGAGCTAATACAGCAGTGACAAACAAAGTATCTTTTTATGTTTCATGTATGTTTTTTATTCGTTTTAACTTTTTTAATAGTTTGATAGAACGCCTCTTCTTGAAGCTAAGTTCAACaagcaagacgacgttgttgCAACTCTGGAACGGATTTTGGGTATTCAAGTTACTGTCGAGGAAGCCAGTTTCGACAAGAATAACCCAGAAGTGTGTTAATTTATTCATTTTGTCTTAACGAATGGATTAGCTATATATTGACAATtatctttgccttttttgtCTAGGTTTGCAAACCTGAAGCCAACGAAGATGACGTATCATCAGAGAAGAAAGATTGTGCCGCTGAGAGCGCATTTTTCACAATCTCTGAACAAGGCGCTGACCCTTCTCAAGAAATTTACGACGAGGCTCTAAAACGCGGCTCTGTAACAGTGAATCGTTCTCGTGTCATTGTTGCCGGTCAAGACGGGGCGGGAAGTCGTGTCTTGTCGATTCTCTTTTGAACAGACCGTTTGAAATAGATAAAGCAAGCACAGAAGGAGCAGCCGTGGCAATGACCCATACTGCAACAACTGGTTGGGTCGCTACTGACAGCAAAGACCACTTAGATAGGCTCATTGCAGAGGGCGTATATCGCATGAATCAGCAGCAGTCCACGTCGTCAAGCTGGCAAGATGGCTCTTCTGAATCATCTCATTTTGTTATTGAATCAAGTAACCTCGACTCCGCTTTAGAGGAGGCAGAGCGCTACTCCGAGTCGTCTGCAACAGTAAATTATCCGAAGCAAGCACCTTTCACAGAAAAATTAGCAGAGGATCTGAAAACGGTTGGCATGGCAGCGAAAACGCTCTCGGCTAGCCAGCAGAAACTGGTTAACACTTTTCTAACAAATAGACCGAGTGAAGAAGATCTCAGAAAGCAAGCCTTGGGCATTCGTGACATCTGGGATTTGGGTGGCCAAGAAGTATATCTCGCCACTCATTCGGCTCTTATGTCAGACGGCGAAGCCTTTGGGTTGTCTATTTACATGATCGTAATGGACATTTCAAAGTCGCTCTCTGATAAAGCGGAATCTTTTTATCGGTCATCGGACGGCCAGGTGATAGACCAGACAAGCGACCTGGGCTGGATTCGCTCAAACGGAGATTTCCCTCTTTACTGGTTTGGCTCAATTACAGCAGCGCACGAAGAGACGCCGATGGGGCAACCATTGGCTAGgtaaagacgaagaggtggCCACTCCTCCTGTCTTCGCCATTGGCTCGCACCGAAACATATTGAACAGCGACAAAGGAAGATTTCCGGATTTAGCGTCCATAAAAAAGTGGCTGAAAGAACAAGGAGAACTGCTTGAGCAACTTCTTAACAATAGCAACTTTGTGAAACACATTGTCGTACCCAAGAAATATGGTGACAGAGAAGATTTCCGCGAGATGGCTcatttttttaaaagaaTATTTCTTATTGACAATTCTGTGTCCGGTTCAGGGTCTCCTTGTAAAGGCGTTAGAGAAATTCGAGAACGAGTCGATCGCATGAAGACGTCGTATTGGAAAGGCGCTAAGAAGCAGCCGCTAGTTTGGGTTTACCTCGAAATTCTTCTATTTCGTTGGTGCAAAGTCATGAAAACGGTCGTAGCTAAAGTGGACGAAATAGCAAAGCTCGCTCAGCACCCGACAATCTGCAATGTTTCTAGTCGCGAAGAAGTTCTCGTAGCGCTGAAATATCTCGCGAATGTTGGAGCGATTCTCTACTATCCCGAAGTGGACGGTTTGAAAGACTTTGTTTTTACGAGACCTATGTGGGTAATCAGAGCCTTGTCAGCATTTGTGACGGCGGCAAAGCCTGGCCCTCTTATGGAGCCGAAGTGGAACattctaaaagagaaaggaataATGTCAAGCGACTTGTTGACCTATCGTTTAAAGCAATCGCGTTTTCGAACTGAGTTTGGCGATTTAGAGGACGCCGAACCGGAGCAAATTGAAAACGATGATAGGCTTATTGTACGATATTTGGAAtatctcgacgtcatcacgcCTGTTGAAGAATCCACCCAGACTGACTTTTATGTTCCTTCGATACTAAAGAGGTCATTTCTTTATTCTCCCACTCTTTGGGAACGTCTCATGTCAACAGACTCGTCCGACCTTCCGGCTCCTCTTATCGTCTTACCCAAACAGCTAAAATTTGTTCCGGaatgtcttttctttcgtcttgTAACTCGCTTTCTCAAAGCGTATCCGAATAAACCGAGACTTTCACGTCATCAGTGCATCTTCTTAGTTGAAGACAAATCCTCGCCAGTCGAAGGTACCCAACAGCACTATAAGTAGTATACTTTAATTTCTAAATGCACGTATTAGTTGAATTGGAGTTGTTATACCACATTCGAGGCAAATGGGTCGCTCTAACTATTCATTTCATAAATGAAGAGGACGCAAAATGTATCAGCCAACACTTTTTGATCTCAATCAAGAACGAATtacgtcaaaaaatgaaaaacgtTTGTGAACAAGGTATGAACGGTTTCAAGTATAGCATCTGCTGtcaaacaaagaaagcggACAGGAAGattggaattgatttcaaAAGTCTCCGGGTGATTTTCAACGAGGAGTGCGACTATTCTGAGCCACCacgaaaaattccaaaactCTATAATCCATTCAATGAACCACTCTCtctaagaaaagaagactttCAAATGGATTCTTGGTTAGGCCGCCAACTTGTTAGCTCTAAAATATCAGGTAAGAATTAGATACATAGCACAAGTGCGTTAGGTTTGATCTAGCTCCACACTTTACTCTAATAACATTTAACTTTTAGAAGAGTCACTTCCAAAGGCAATCAGCAACTCTTTCACTCGCGTTGTCGCGACCCTAGTAGAAGCAAAATGGGAAAGGTTTGCTGTTTTTTTGGGACGAAAAGTCAGCACCATACCTCAGTACAAAGAGAAGTCTGGTGAGAATTTCGTTCGGACCATGTTGATCATAGACGATTGGAAGGCCGATTGTGGTCGAGAGGCAACGGTAAATGCACTTATCCGAGCTTGTGACGAATGCGGTATTCACAGAGATAGTATTGAAGCTGCATACAAAGACACGTTGAAGTCGTGAGAATGTGCATGTGAATCTTTTCTTATATTAGTCAGTATGGTCCCTGTATAGTTAACTGGTCGCTATTTTATACTGTCATTTATAGTAGGGTAGAGAGCCAATAAGGGGGACACCCAACTTTGACTTCATGCTGCAGCGTGGTCGATCTAAATGAAACAACGTACATCGTACGCAGAAATTGTTCAGCTTATATTTGCGACCTTCTGCTGTTTGATCCGACTTTGCGTTCGTCCAAAAACGGCCAATTTATTAGTGAGGTTTCTCCAGGAAAGTTGATATTAGCCCCGAGCCCTATATAAAGTATATATGATGGGGGACATCCGCTTTTCTTCCCGATTTTGGTCGAGTTTCTGCACGAAAGGCATGAAATACGTTCTTTCGAACTACTAGCGCTACGTTTTATTTGTTATTGCAGCACTGGCACTCTAATTCCCAGCGCCTAAGTGTACTACAGTACTAGTAGTAAAATTAACCgcgaaaattaaaaattttgaatgCCGTGCAAACATTTTCTGCAATAAATGACGGTTTTTTCCCAATGGAGCCCCGATTGTCTAACAAAAGCTGGACGCGATATCTCTTATGCGGTAAACTTCCTACCTCAGTTGCATCGACGATGAATCTTTTCTCGCGCTAGAAAGAGCCAATTAagttcgtcacgtgacgaccaCTTGTCGAGTCCGGTAGTAGAATTCCGGTGAATCCACACTCACAGAAGACAGATCGATGCACGCTCATCGCACCAACTTCTTCGCCTCTTTGCACCTCAAGCAGCGCAGATTCGAAACGCCAACAGGTAGCTGAAGCGCACATTTCCCGTTTCATTTTTCGTccgcgcgcggcgcgcgTTGCGACAATGCGAGAGTCTTGTCTCTACGCAGAGAACGACGTAGAGCGCGCGCGTGGATGTTTCTGCTCTCCAGCGACTTTTTCGCTCCGAGCGGCGAAGTGACACTGATCGCGGCCGGCCCGGACGTGGCGACACTCGCGTAATCCTTTCGCCATTCGTCGATCTCTCATCACGTGCACTCGCACttcgtttcatttcattccccttttctttttctttagtttcgcgacgaaagagcgaagaagaaaggcagAAGAATGCCTCGTGTCAGCGCGACGATCAGGTCACCCATTGGGGCCCCACTTAGTGTAGGCGTGCACTTAGGGGACGGGGCTCTCTGTGACGTAGACGGCGCCGAATGCCTGCGATGCCACTGCCCACGCTCGCGGGCGTAGAAAATTTACGACAGTCTAACCATTAGGTCTGATTTCAAAAAGTCTAATCGAGGGCGAGTTGGGGTCCGCGAGTGAGGGCTGGTGGTCGTTGCAGTGCACGAAGCCCAATTGTGTACGTTGCAGGGAGTGTAGCGTGACAACAAATCGGTATAATACAGTAATGGCACTTCCTCCCTCATGTGCTTCGTTTGCATCACTACGTTAGTTTGCATGGGTCCACTCCCTATGCACTAAGGTTTAGTTGGTggctgctagtagggtagGATGG is a window from the Oscarella lobularis chromosome 10, ooOscLobu1.1, whole genome shotgun sequence genome containing:
- the LOC136192035 gene encoding putative ankyrin repeat protein RF_0381 isoform X2 produces the protein MKILIQHNCNISAKNSVGDGALALASKMGFLDIAEKLVGMGCPVNEPHNGGYTALHWACREGKVQTANFLISSGADLETLDKWGFTPFLRAVLNGRLEVMTILIKTHCNTSAKTSAQTADFLISSGASLEALDMVIQLGCTPFLCAVVNGHSNVFKALIQRRCNVSAKTSGRGAMELAVKSGHLDIARELVGMKFSVNKQFKDGSTLLHWACEIGHAQTADFLILSEANVEALDKSGRTPFLCAVFEGHLEVMDVLLQSGCSTSRKCTDGIGALAAASAFGHFDIARRLVEIGCCVNEPEQDGFTSLHWACHSGHADIAEFLISSGANTAVTNKFDRTPLLEAKFNKQDDVVATLERILGIQVTVEEASFDKNNPEVCKPEANEDDVSSEKKDCAAESAFFTISEQGADPSQEIYDEALKRGSVTVNRSRVIVAGQDGAGSRVLSILF
- the LOC136192035 gene encoding ankyrin repeat domain-containing protein 50-like isoform X3; its protein translation is MKILIQHNCNISAKNSVGDGALALASKMGFLDIAEKLVGMGCPVNEPHNGGYTALHWACREGKVQTANFLISSGADLETLDKWGFTPFLRAVLNGRLEVMTILIKTHCNTSAKTSAQTADFLISSGASLEALDMLGCTPFLCAVVNGHSNVFKALIQRRCNVSAKTSKGRGAMELAVKSGHLDIARELVGMKFSVNKQFKDGSTLLHWACEIGHAQTADFLILSEANVEALDKSGRTPFLCAVFEGHLEVMDVLLQSGCSTSRKCTDGIGALAAASAFGHFDIARRLVEIGCCVNEPEQDGFTSLHWACHSGHADIAEFLISSGANTAVTNKFDRTPLLEAKFNKQDDVVATLERILGIQVTVEEASFDKNNPEVCKPEANEDDVSSEKKDCAAESAFFTISEQGADPSQEIYDEALKRGSVTVNRSRVIVAGQDGAGSRVLSILF
- the LOC136192035 gene encoding putative ankyrin repeat protein RF_0381 isoform X1, with translation MKILIQHNCNISAKNSVGDGALALASKMGFLDIAEKLVGMGCPVNEPHNGGYTALHWACREGKVQTANFLISSGADLETLDKWGFTPFLRAVLNGRLEVMTILIKTHCNTSAKTSAQTADFLISSGASLEALDMVIQLGCTPFLCAVVNGHSNVFKALIQRRCNVSAKTSKGRGAMELAVKSGHLDIARELVGMKFSVNKQFKDGSTLLHWACEIGHAQTADFLILSEANVEALDKSGRTPFLCAVFEGHLEVMDVLLQSGCSTSRKCTDGIGALAAASAFGHFDIARRLVEIGCCVNEPEQDGFTSLHWACHSGHADIAEFLISSGANTAVTNKFDRTPLLEAKFNKQDDVVATLERILGIQVTVEEASFDKNNPEVCKPEANEDDVSSEKKDCAAESAFFTISEQGADPSQEIYDEALKRGSVTVNRSRVIVAGQDGAGSRVLSILF
- the LOC136192288 gene encoding uncharacterized protein; this encodes MTHTATTGWVATDSKDHLDRLIAEGVYRMNQQQSTSSSWQDGSSESSHFVIESSNLDSALEEAERYSESSATVNYPKQAPFTEKLAEDLKTVGMAAKTLSASQQKLVNTFLTNRPSEEDLRKQALGIRDIWDLGGQEVYLATHSALMSDGEAFGLSIYMIVMDISKSLSDKAESFYRSSDGQWLKEQGELLEQLLNNSNFVKHIVVPKKYGDREDFREMAHFFKRIFLIDNSVSGSGSPCKGVREIRERVDRMKTSYWKGAKKQPLVWVYLEILLFRWCKVMKTVVAKVDEIAKLAQHPTICNVSSREEVLVALKYLANVGAILYYPEVDGLKDFVFTRPMWVIRALSAFVTAAKPGPLMEPKWNILKEKGIMSSDLLTYRLKQSRFRTEFGDLEDAEPEQIENDDRLIVRYLEYLDVITPVEESTQTDFYVPSILKRSFLYSPTLWERLMSTDSSDLPAPLIVLPKQLKFVPECLFFRLVTRFLKAYPNKPRLSRHQCIFLVEDKSSPVEVELELLYHIRGKWVALTIHFINEEDAKCISQHFLISIKNELRQKMKNVCEQGMNGFKYSICCQTKKADRKIGIDFKSLRVIFNEECDYSEPPRKIPKLYNPFNEPLSLRKEDFQMDSWLGRQLVSSKISEESLPKAISNSFTRVVATLVEAKWERFAVFLGRKVSTIPQYKEKSGENFVRTMLIIDDWKADCGREATVNALIRACDECGIHRDSIEAAYKDTLKS